Genomic window (Canis lupus baileyi chromosome 38, mCanLup2.hap1, whole genome shotgun sequence):
GTGTAAAGAGTTTAGCTCCTCTGTATCTAGTTACTGCATTCTCAGTATATACGTTGTTTATCACCCAGAAATTCTCATGCTGTTTCAATTCCTTATTCTCTTAAAGGACTTGCTATTGTGACCAAATATATTACAAAGGGCTGGAAAGAAGTCCACGAATTGTATAAAGAAAAAGCACTTTCTGTGGAGactgaaaaattattaaagtatcTGGAGGCCGTAGAGAAAGTGAAACGCACAAAGGATGAACTGGAAGTCATTCATCTAATAGAAGAACATAGATTAGTTAGGGAACATCTTCTAACAAATCATTTAAAGTCTAAAGAGGTAAGTAAATTATATAGCATGTGATTAAACAGGAGTATTAAAATTTAAGGTGTGATATATAAAGTAATTTATGATATGTAGTTTATAAGACGGTAACTATATATACAGTTCTtttgaacaaaaatgtaaaatatatcttgaaattaATACTTATTTAAAGTACTTAACACAATGCCCAGATGTAGTTGGCATTCAGTTAAGTGTTATTTCTACTTCAGATAGGCCAGTTAATTTGCCTtgctaataattaaaaataagtaaaattcttcTATGCAGTTCCTTCATAGAATACACTTCACTTTCCTACTATAGTAGAGAGCAAGTTAATTTGATAAGCCTTTGATCATTGTGCAAATCTTTTTATTGAGGAAATACTTCAAACCCCAAAAGAAAGTCTTAAAGAATGTTAATAGTATTATTATTGATACAGCTATTATACTGATTCATTTCCCCTTAATTCCTTACATTTCTACCTATGTTTTCACTTCAATAGGTATGGAAGGCTTTGTTACAAGAAATGCCTCTTACTGCATTACTAAGGAACCTAGGAAAAATGACTGCTAATTCAGTTCTTGAACCAGGAAATTCAGAAGTATCTTTAGTATGTGAAAAACTATGTAAtgaaaaactgttaaaaaagGTAAGCATTAGGGTGCTTTGCTGActgagttggttgagtgtctgccttcaactccaTTCATGATTTCTGGGTCTGTGGAtcccccctgctcagcagggagtctgcttctccctctccctctgcacttcccccccactcatgtgtgtgTACTTTTGctcaccctctcaaataaataagagctttaaaaaaatctaaaaaacgcTAAGCATTTGTTAGCTGCTACTAATTGAAAAAGTTAACTCCTAAATTCTGGAAATGTAACTAGTGCATTTTTAGGTGTTCTGAGAGTTTTATAATACCAAATTTCAATTAACTCTGAAATGTAAGATAATATGtcctcatttttgtcttttctttaggAAATACATTTATTAGCTACAGTAATAAAATCTAAGACACATAATgactatttttcatttgattgttttgcatttatttctgtctctgtcttgttTCTAGGCTCGTATACATCCATTTCATGTTTTAATTGCATCAGAAACTTATAAAACAGGTCATGGGCTTAGAGGAAAACTGAAGTGGCGTCCTGATGAGGAAATTTTGAAAGCTTTGGATGCTGctttttacaaaacatttaaggTAATGGtttgatttttgctttataaCAAAATGACCCAGTTGGGACttgatatattttacaaaaatacattttaaagatcaTACTAATAGTTTAACCATttattagatattctttttttttttttcgtagtTCATGTAAATGCAGGTATGTAATTAACATTGTAAGTTTATGAGTAAAAAATTTCTCCATACCTTTGGAAAATACCCAATTAtcttataaaatcattttgataaggttaaaaataccaaattaaaattttttttttattcctgtagAGTTCTTTGACTTGGTCCTCTGCCATTTTGTTAATCAGTAGTGTACCTCTGTTGTCTCGGTGGGAAGTGATTTTTTTAGGACTGAAAATCCTACATCAGAGgatttgattttaagaatttttgattttaagattttcttatttagCAAAATAGTAGTAACTAAATTCAGTAACAAAGGGAGTATACAAAGATATTTATCTTCAATAtacaaagatggttcaatatacaaaaattaatgtaatacatCACATTATCTTTTCCTGTGTATGTGTAGTGCATTCAGTACACATGCAGTGATTACAGTATTGCtcaaagcagtctacacattcaGCAcgttttgcagaaatagaaaaactcacTATAAAATTTATGTGGACTTTAATGGGACTCCCCAAATAACAaaaccaatcttgaaaaagaacaaatttggcaGACTCATGCTTCCAAACTTACAGATTTCAAAACAGCATAAAGCTACCGTAATCACAAccatgtggtactggcataaaggcAAATTCATAGACCAATAGGATAGAATGCAGAGGCTAGAAATAAACTCTCACATGTATGGTCCCACTGATTTTTTACAAGAGTGTCAAAACAGTTcagtacagaaaaaaatagtcttcaaAAAGTGGTGCTGGAGAAACTGGATATCTATGTGCAAAGGAACAAAGTTGCACCATTACTTAGGAAAATTAAAGTGGTTCAGTGACCTATATATTTAAGAGCTGAAACTATAcaactcatagaagaaaacatagagtaAAAGCTTCATGACTTTAGATTTGGCGATAGATTCTTATATATAACATCAAAGCACAggcaataaaaggaaaagtaaatgaattggacttcatcaaaatttaataaccctgggatccctaggtggcgcaacggtttggcgcctgccttcggcctagggcgcgatcctggagacccgagatcgaatcccacatcgggctcccagtgcatggagcctgcttctccctctgcctgtgtctctgcccctctctctctctctctctctctctctctctctctctctctctgtgactatcataaataaataaaaatttaaaaaaaaatttaataaccCTTTTTTTATCAAAGGGCACTATCAAGAGTGAAAAGATAatctacagaataggagaaaatatttatagatcaTATATTTGATAGCTTTCTAGTGTTTGGAATACATATAAAGAAGTGCTACAACTCCacagtaaaaatacaaaaacccaattaaaaaatgaggaaagtcCTTGAataagacatttctccaaagaagatatccaatggccaattagcacatgaaaagatgtttagcaTCATTAGTCataagggaaatgtaaatcattGATTCTTatcataaaagcagaaaaaaggagCCTTTGAGAGGATAGGAGAAATTGCAACCTtagtgcattgctggtgggaatgtaaatggtacagcccctgtggaaaacagtttggttgttcctcagaaagttaaacatagaattaccatgcCATCCAGCATTTACACCAATTATATACCCTAAAGAATTGAAAAGAGAATCAAACGTACCTATAGATAAGTGTTCAAAggagcactattcacaatagctgaaAGGTAGAAAGTGTTCAGCAGATAAATGGTTAAACACAatcaaatatatacacacaatggagtattcaGCCTTACAAAGGAATGGATTTTGAAACATGCTATGACATGAACCTTGaatgatgaaccttgaaaacgttaggctaagtgaaataagccagacactaAGGGACAGGTATtataatgattccatttatgtgaggtacctagaatagacaaattcatagaaaagAAGATAGAAGTTGCACGAGGCTAAAGGGAGATGGGAATGGGGAATTTTTAATAATAGGTAGGGAGTTTGTATTTGGGATAATGAAAAGGTCTGGAAATAGATAGTGGTGCTTACGTGCCattgtaaatataattaatttcatGGAATTGTACCCTTAAAAATGATGTAagagcaattttatttatattttaccacaaaaaaatTGTTAGATATTCTCAGTTTACTTTATGAggaatgatttcttaaaaaaaaaaaaaaaaaaacaggaagatgGTAACTTCTTTAATGGAATTATTAAATaggtggttttattttcttattttcctccagAAAAGCTAAGCATTTTCAAGTTCTTGTCAATTGGTAAATTAAAAATCAGGTCTTTTATCTTAAAAgtctttcaaatgaaaaataatatgatttttagaaattaattgtAATTTCTATGATTGCTTTTAACACttgctttgtgtgtttttgttttttagacagTGGAGCCAACTGGAAAACGTTTTTTGCTGGCTATTGATGTCAGTGCTTCTATGAACCAAAGAGTTTTGGGTAGTGTACTCAATGCTAGCACAGTTGCTGCAGCAATGTGCATGGTGAGAACACCTAAGACAATTAAGAATTTTAGCCAccctaaaaaatgtttaatgtggGACAAAACTATAAAGTTAGATATGATCAAGGATTAtgttttcacttgtttttgtcattttgctttatttagcacattttatttcaattgaatatcaatatataaaaatagttaaaaataagcaaagttttaagactaggtggctcagttggttaagcatccaactcttgatttttggctcaggtcataatctcagggttgtgatttttgccctgtattgggctccacactgggcatgaagcctgcttaagatcatctctcttcctctactcctcccACTCAGGTGCAGGCTTTTTCTCTCAAAAGTTCTAGGTTTATTGTAGGTATATTTATAAAGCATGTCtaaagaacaacagaaattttaattttaaaaaatattaaatattaatgtattgttgaagCAGATAATGCTTAGAGAAAGtattattaaatatagaaattaaaagatcAGGAACCAAGAACAACAGTCAGGATACTTTGGATCTAGCCTGACTGTCCCTTCTCTTCTGTGgctttattctttaataaaatgaCAAGAACATATACTCTATTTGATTCAAAGCACAGTTATGAGAACCAATTTCTTTGTAACAGTTTGTGAAAGTACCTTGAAAGCTATACTGTTACTGTGTagttccaaaacaaaaataaaaataaaataaacattttttttaagattttatttatttattggagacagaaagagagcgcACAAAAGCAGGGGAACAGAGGCAGAGTGAGatggagaagcacactccctgctgaacagggagcctgactcaggctcgatctcaggacccaggatcatgagcagaagacagatgtttaatgtttaactgaatgagcca
Coding sequences:
- the RO60 gene encoding RNA-binding protein RO60 isoform X3; amino-acid sequence: MLIISKQSARGHGLAIVTKYITKGWKEVHELYKEKALSVETEKLLKYLEAVEKVKRTKDELEVIHLIEEHRLVREHLLTNHLKSKEVWKALLQEMPLTALLRNLGKMTANSVLEPGNSEVSLVCEKLCNEKLLKKARIHPFHVLIASETYKTGHGLRGKLKWRPDEEILKALDAAFYKTFKTVEPTGKRFLLAIDVSASMNQRVLGSVLNASTVAAAMCMVVTRTEKDSYVVAFSDEMVPCPVTTDMTLQQVLMAMSQIPAGGTDCSLPMIWAQKTNTAADVFIVFTDNETFAGSIHPAVALKEYRKKMDIPAKLIVCGMTSNGFTIADPDDRGMLDMCGFDTGALDVIRNFTLDVI